In Thioalkalivibrio paradoxus ARh 1, the following are encoded in one genomic region:
- a CDS encoding HesB/IscA family protein, whose translation MITITPAAAKQIKESAQQSGIEGASLRLAAKRSPDGGIDYGMGFEEHEKDSDLTFKSSGVNLVVEPGSVELLKNAVLDYVELEPGEHRFIFMNPNDPNYRPPDGLNAPPIKD comes from the coding sequence ATGATCACGATTACCCCTGCGGCTGCAAAGCAGATCAAGGAATCGGCGCAGCAGAGCGGCATCGAAGGGGCTTCGCTGCGGCTTGCCGCGAAGCGCAGCCCGGACGGCGGCATCGACTACGGCATGGGCTTCGAGGAGCACGAGAAGGACAGCGACCTGACCTTCAAGAGCAGCGGCGTGAACCTGGTGGTCGAACCGGGCAGCGTCGAGCTGTTGAAGAACGCCGTGCTCGATTACGTCGAGCTGGAACCCGGCGAGCACCGCTTCATCTTCATGAACCCGAACGATCCCAACTATCGTCCGCCGGATGGCCTGAACGCGCCGCCGATCAAGGACTGA
- a CDS encoding cobyrinate a,c-diamide synthase, whose product MARLLISAAHKSSGKTTISTGLCAALAARGQPVQPFKKGPDYIDPLWLGRAAGRPCVNLDFNTMSHQEIREAVGTRTGASDVALIEGNKGLYDGLDLEGSNSNAALARLLQAPVVLVIDSRGVTRGVAPLLLGYQAFERDIQIAGVILNRVGGSRHGSKLRAVIEHYTDIPVLGMVSENADLQILERHLGLIPSNEHAAADAQIQRLARVIEAEVDVQRIGGLGQTAPPLPRAPATAPAPDAARVRIAVARDAAFGFYYATDLEALEQAGAELLFFDALQDTELPPADGLFIGGGFPESRMRELEANASMRESVRAAIESGLPAYAECGGLMYLARGITWNGTRCAMAGVLPGEVVMHARPQGRGYVRLEETGQLPWPAADSAPDVPDSRPFAFGAHEFHYSALEPMPAGTVYAYRVLRGHGIDGRHDGIVYRNLLASYSHLRHSAQNPWADRFVAFVRGVQADRSRRTPIRTRSNA is encoded by the coding sequence ATGGCCCGGTTGCTGATCTCCGCCGCGCACAAGTCGTCCGGAAAGACCACGATCTCGACCGGCCTGTGCGCGGCGCTCGCCGCGCGCGGGCAGCCGGTCCAACCGTTCAAGAAGGGTCCCGACTACATCGACCCACTCTGGCTCGGCCGTGCGGCCGGCCGGCCCTGCGTCAATCTCGATTTCAACACCATGTCGCACCAGGAGATCCGGGAAGCGGTCGGCACCCGGACCGGAGCGAGCGATGTCGCGCTGATCGAGGGCAACAAGGGCCTGTACGACGGGCTGGATCTCGAAGGGTCCAACAGCAACGCCGCGCTCGCCCGGCTGCTGCAGGCCCCGGTCGTGCTGGTGATCGACAGCCGCGGCGTGACCCGCGGCGTCGCGCCACTGCTGCTCGGCTACCAGGCGTTCGAACGCGACATCCAGATCGCCGGCGTGATCCTGAACCGGGTCGGCGGCAGCCGCCACGGATCGAAGCTGCGCGCGGTGATCGAGCACTACACCGACATCCCGGTATTGGGCATGGTGTCCGAGAACGCCGACCTCCAGATTCTGGAACGCCATCTCGGCCTGATCCCGAGCAACGAGCACGCCGCAGCCGACGCGCAGATCCAGCGCCTGGCGCGCGTGATCGAAGCCGAGGTCGACGTGCAGCGGATCGGCGGGCTCGGGCAGACGGCGCCTCCCCTGCCACGCGCGCCCGCCACCGCCCCTGCGCCCGACGCGGCGCGGGTCCGAATCGCGGTCGCGCGCGACGCGGCCTTCGGCTTCTACTACGCAACCGACCTCGAGGCACTGGAACAGGCCGGAGCGGAGCTGCTGTTCTTCGACGCGCTGCAGGACACCGAGTTGCCGCCGGCGGACGGCCTGTTCATCGGCGGCGGCTTTCCCGAGAGCCGCATGCGGGAACTGGAGGCCAATGCATCGATGCGGGAATCTGTGCGCGCCGCGATCGAATCCGGCCTGCCGGCCTACGCCGAGTGCGGCGGATTGATGTATCTGGCCCGGGGCATCACCTGGAACGGAACACGCTGCGCGATGGCGGGCGTATTGCCGGGCGAAGTGGTGATGCACGCCCGACCCCAGGGCCGCGGCTATGTGCGTCTGGAAGAAACCGGACAGCTGCCCTGGCCCGCCGCCGATTCGGCGCCTGACGTCCCGGATTCCCGTCCGTTCGCGTTCGGTGCCCACGAGTTTCATTACTCGGCGCTGGAACCGATGCCCGCCGGCACCGTCTATGCGTACCGGGTGCTGCGGGGGCATGGGATCGACGGCCGCCACGACGGCATCGTGTACCGGAACCTGCTGGCGAGTTACAGCCATCTGCGGCACAGTGCGCAGAATCCCTGGGCGGACCGCTTTGTCGCATTCGTACGCGGCGTGCAAGCGGACCGCTCCAGACGCACCCCAATTCGAACAAGGAGTAACGCATGA
- a CDS encoding HAD family hydrolase, whose product MNAHPAAVAAIQVRVRCITFDLDDTLWPVMPAIHRAEARFYDWLRIHAPQVCERYTPQALIDARSGFMRAAPASERHDLTRLRKRWLRALALETGANPARLESEGFDVFWEARNEVDPDPEAASVLDTLSRHFQIGAISNGNADVFRTPLGPYFDFALPAAEAGAAKPDPEIFRAAARRAGVRPESMLHIGDDAVCDVLGARNAGLHAGWFNPGTMPWAQREPTPDLTFGRLGQIPVRLGLIRPAPLRP is encoded by the coding sequence ATGAACGCCCATCCTGCTGCGGTGGCCGCGATCCAGGTGCGCGTGCGCTGCATTACCTTCGATCTGGACGACACGCTGTGGCCGGTGATGCCCGCAATCCACCGGGCCGAGGCGCGCTTTTACGATTGGTTGCGGATCCACGCTCCACAGGTCTGCGAACGCTACACACCGCAGGCATTGATCGACGCCCGCAGCGGTTTCATGCGCGCCGCTCCTGCGTCGGAGCGCCACGACCTGACCCGCCTGCGCAAACGCTGGCTGCGCGCGCTTGCGCTCGAGACCGGTGCCAACCCCGCGCGCCTGGAATCGGAGGGGTTCGACGTGTTCTGGGAGGCCCGCAACGAGGTCGACCCGGACCCCGAAGCCGCATCGGTACTGGACACGCTGTCCCGGCATTTCCAGATCGGCGCAATCAGCAACGGCAACGCGGACGTGTTCCGTACCCCGCTCGGACCGTACTTCGATTTCGCGCTGCCGGCAGCCGAGGCGGGCGCCGCCAAGCCGGATCCGGAAATTTTCCGCGCTGCCGCCCGCCGCGCGGGCGTTCGGCCCGAATCCATGCTGCATATCGGCGACGACGCCGTCTGCGACGTGCTGGGTGCGCGCAACGCCGGCCTGCATGCCGGCTGGTTCAACCCGGGCACCATGCCCTGGGCGCAGCGCGAGCCCACGCCGGATCTCACCTTCGGCCGGCTGGGCCAGATACCCGTCCGGCTCGGTTTGATCAGACCTGCGCCGTTGCGGCCATGA
- a CDS encoding Sfum_1244 family protein, whose product MTQATFESVLSGDGLSELRAAVQRNCDIADAEHAGNYSLCTYLLKMREFYRWERRLPFSAALNHQEVGDWVSQREQGWEQLEGLAPEALPLGATRHDPFDQDAVNRRLDPHGLVYGAGYGRGARPLFFLGALLRREDFDDYRVYIVGEESARDLAAPPAMSRGNLIFVRRESVRRLLFETVEAWQMRGAPADDPLARALRAYGFDAADPATLERMTDSEVEAAVWHEVGEVLAGQRLGPAWQQRVLEVAGSRGEVVARAVRDHLADCLTTLPALLEDGADGAIHFYFANLTGMRALLFPQLRDAYDRWVAGAPLAVLKAQVAPAREHWLAVARRFLEESPDGWPVEDDRLAELQPNLRVRT is encoded by the coding sequence ATGACCCAAGCGACTTTCGAATCCGTGCTTTCCGGGGACGGGCTGAGCGAGCTGCGTGCGGCGGTACAGCGTAACTGCGACATTGCCGACGCCGAACATGCCGGGAACTACTCCCTGTGCACGTATCTGCTGAAGATGCGCGAGTTTTACCGCTGGGAACGACGCCTGCCGTTCTCGGCCGCGTTGAACCACCAGGAGGTCGGAGACTGGGTCAGCCAACGCGAACAGGGCTGGGAACAGCTGGAAGGGCTGGCCCCGGAGGCGCTGCCGCTCGGCGCGACCCGCCACGACCCGTTCGACCAGGATGCGGTGAACCGCCGGCTGGATCCGCACGGGCTGGTGTACGGGGCCGGCTATGGACGCGGCGCCCGCCCGCTGTTCTTCCTGGGCGCGCTGCTGCGGCGCGAGGATTTCGACGACTACCGGGTCTATATCGTTGGCGAGGAAAGCGCCCGCGACCTGGCGGCACCGCCGGCGATGTCGCGCGGAAACCTGATCTTCGTACGCCGCGAGTCGGTGCGCCGGCTATTGTTCGAAACCGTCGAGGCCTGGCAGATGCGCGGCGCGCCGGCGGACGATCCGCTGGCGCGGGCGCTCCGGGCCTATGGCTTTGATGCGGCGGATCCCGCGACGCTGGAGCGGATGACCGACAGCGAGGTCGAGGCGGCGGTTTGGCACGAGGTCGGCGAGGTGCTTGCGGGGCAACGGCTCGGGCCGGCCTGGCAGCAGCGCGTGCTCGAGGTCGCCGGCAGTCGGGGCGAGGTGGTCGCCCGGGCGGTTCGGGACCACCTGGCCGACTGCCTGACGACACTGCCGGCGTTGCTCGAAGACGGTGCGGACGGCGCGATTCACTTCTACTTCGCGAACCTGACCGGTATGCGCGCGCTGTTGTTTCCGCAGCTGCGCGATGCCTACGATCGCTGGGTCGCCGGGGCGCCGCTGGCAGTGTTGAAGGCCCAGGTGGCTCCGGCACGCGAACACTGGCTTGCCGTCGCACGCCGTTTCCTGGAGGAGTCCCCGGACGGCTGGCCGGTCGAAGACGACCGGTTGGCCGAGTTGCAGCCGAACCTGCGGGTCCGGACCTGA
- a CDS encoding Fe2+-dependent dioxygenase — translation MLITLPKVLDAAQLERVRTVLADMPFVDGRASAGGDARRVKANQEADPADQRIAQLNQWVLLPLYRHPRFQAAAQPRRLSGAFFARYQPGMSYGPHVDDPVMGPEGGRYRSDVSVTVFLNEADRYGGGELVIETEFGEQQVKLGAGDAVIYPSSSLHRVLPVTHGERLVAVAWAESMVREPERRRLLFDLQQVEDALRDQDPEGDLTRRTGRIRANLMRMWAEV, via the coding sequence ATGCTGATCACCCTACCCAAGGTCCTCGATGCCGCACAGCTCGAGCGCGTGCGGACCGTGCTGGCCGACATGCCGTTCGTCGATGGGCGAGCCTCGGCCGGCGGCGATGCGCGCCGAGTGAAAGCGAACCAGGAAGCGGACCCGGCGGACCAGCGCATCGCGCAGCTGAACCAGTGGGTGCTGCTCCCGCTGTATCGCCACCCGCGGTTCCAGGCGGCCGCGCAGCCGCGGCGCCTGTCGGGGGCGTTCTTCGCGCGCTACCAGCCGGGAATGAGCTATGGCCCGCATGTCGACGACCCGGTGATGGGACCCGAAGGCGGGCGTTACCGCTCGGACGTGTCGGTGACGGTGTTCCTGAACGAGGCGGACCGCTATGGCGGCGGCGAACTCGTGATCGAAACCGAGTTCGGCGAGCAGCAGGTGAAACTGGGGGCTGGCGATGCGGTGATCTACCCGTCGTCGAGCCTGCACCGGGTTCTGCCGGTGACCCATGGCGAGCGGTTGGTCGCGGTGGCCTGGGCCGAATCGATGGTGCGCGAGCCGGAACGCCGGCGCCTGTTGTTCGATCTCCAGCAGGTCGAAGACGCCCTCCGCGACCAGGACCCCGAAGGCGACCTGACGCGCCGGACCGGCCGGATCCGCGCCAACCTGATGCGGATGTGGGCCGAGGTCTGA